The genomic stretch tctttattattcccttgccgagattcttttgtgattggtgttgatttgtatatgggatcgggttgcacgctgcaacaatattatatgggatcgggttgcacgccgcaacaatattatatgatttggatcgggttgcacgccacatcaatattatatgatttggatagggttgcacgccgcaacaatattatataatttggatcgggttgcacgccgcaacatcactatatgatttggatcgggttgcacgccgcaacagtactatatgattgggatctgggtgcacgctgcaacaagaaagaataaaagtgaatattgattcttatggtgagaacgagagtaaaagcacgaagggtgatgccgtgcactttctgctgctgtgtttacttgttgatatcaattcaaatgtttaaactgtttaattcctttattgttgtgatcctttgtgttagaacccACATTGTTTTAAATACCtcaccgtatatatatatatatatatatatatatatatatatatatatatatatgtgtgtgtgtgtgtgtgtgtgtgtgtgtgtatatatataaaacttcaataattgttacatctttaattcaattagtttctaaattatatccccttaaaccgtctgaggttgtatttttcttaaaatggaatttatactaagttttaagttattaactcTCATGTTAAAGGCAATAatccattcgatgttgtattttaaattaaaaggggTACCTTCTTTACTCAAAGGATTTCCAAATAAACAACTTCATCTTTAGTCGCTGGCTTTCCTAATTAGCTTAGAAATTGtaattttacttatattaggtaaatgTGACTTCTTGGACATATTGAGTGCATTGTACGGACGTAATATATTGTATAgcatgtggattttgttgttaaaagtAAAATGGAAACTGAAATATGGGGGCACAAGGTGCTATGTGTGCTGAAGGTTCagaagttgagattatgatatgagaaattgagggttgagatggtcgggattgtgtaCTAGACATGATGTGATGGATTTAGTTGGCATTGCCTTCTTTATTtggatacattcttacttgtctctgttcctgttatgtcagtgttgatttacttggttatcgttcgttactacccatgttctccctttattgctcctactatttgtattttgatttctctccgcTGTTGGTATTACCACGTCATCTTTATCTCGATATTTTACTATCATAtcatgttcatttcatttgaccagtcggtgtcttgactgttcctcgtcactaccccaccgaggttagtcttgatacttactgggcaccgtcgTGGTGTGCTTATACTATATTTctatacatttttgtgtacagatccaggtatttgatcggtagtaATTGTGTGGGtcattgcggtggagactcaaggtaaacctgctacaaTGTTCGCaagcctcagagtcaccttcatttgtacttaaTTCCATTTGTTCCTTTTATTTTGGAGCAGTGAtgtttttattttgtataactactcttagaaaggcttgtgacttgtaccaccggttttgagAATTATaatttgttcagagtaatttaatttaaagttagtaaatatccATTTTATTACAGAAAATATTaagcttacctagtttagagactatgtgtcatcacgactcctttgGAGAGATTTTGGGGTCGCGAcacctactgtggccgagcgcttatgagcgagcccagtagGTCGAGATACAGATCCTAGTATGGTCGAGtgcctatgagtgagcctactacgacagatcAGTTATATATATACTAATCCTACTATGGTCgtgcgcttatgagcgagcccagttggtcgagatacagagcctagtatggccgagagcctactacggcagagcagttatatatataccgagcctactgtggacgagcacttatgagcgagcccaattgatcgagatacagagcctagtatgaccgagcgcctatgagcgagcctactacggtagaacagttatatatatatatataccgagctttttagggtcggacaactattttacttactatattgagagagttgagtcagtatcagtaggtaagcatatctaCAAATTATCCTTGACTTCCAGTTGCTTTcacttattatattatcagttctgtttcagctttcagtacatgccttacatactcggtacattattcgtactgacatccttttgttgAGGACGTTGCATTCATGCATGTAGGTATATATAGTCAGTTTGACGAGCTATCATATAAGACGAGATTGGCTtaagcgaaggatcggtaagactccacctcattcggagtgcagtcgAGTCTATGAGTGTCAGAAGCTTTCTATAGACTTATGGGttcggtaccctgtcccatttgatgtcaaataatcttagaggctttgtaggtagaggttcattttgtacagaatgtcagaggccttgactgCACAAATGTATTCATCTTCTAAGAAAAATGGTTCAATGATTCAGTATTTtctcacttatagttatacattatgagttgcgtccatgttggcccatgatagttacaaaaggaataaaTGAGGTACAGAGTGGTTTGCTCGAGCCAGTGCAGCACCGAGTGCCAAtcacgcctcccaaggttggggcgtgacatatccttggttattgccactccaatttccttggttattTCCACCACTCCAATGTCCTTGAGtgttgttattattccaattcccttgattgttgCCACCGCTCCAATTACTTTGGTTATTAgaattccaattgccttgattaccttgaggtcgttgttgttgttgattcagGCATTGAgagttgtttctttgcccttgaaaGGTGTTCACATATTTCACTTCCTCCTCTTGTTTATTGTAAGATTCATCTTgatcaaacccactatcttcttGCACATAATTCTCCATTCGATTTTGCACTTGCAGACCCTTTGTCCTTTTTTTGTTCACCTTCATCCTTACTTCCTCCATGGCATTGACTTGCTTACGACTctgcacttgttgaagttgaaACTTTGCTAATTGATTCATTGTGGTGGTTAATTCGGTAATGGCTTGACCATGATCATGCATCTCTTTATGGAGGTGAATCACGTTTggatcaccttgaggcacatttgctcaACTTTTCCATGCCGATGATGTGTCCGCCATTTTATCAAAAATCTCACAAGTTTCCGCATATGACGTTGTCATGAAATTTCCACCAGCAAGTTGATTAACAACACACACTGATTGGTCGTATTGATCACCCGATAGAAAGTTTGTTAAATCATAGCTTCTGTCATGTCATTATTTGGGAACTCTTTGACCATTGTCCTATActtctcccatatctcatgtaatgATTCATTGATCTCTTGTTTGAATGCTAGAATCTCGTCTCTAAAAGTAGCCATATGCccgggagaaaagaacttggaaataagtttctccgccaactcatcccacgtatggatgggatgatttggcaatCCTTTTAACCAATCCAAGGCTTTCTCCCATAGAGAGAAGGGAAATAGCCTTAACCTTAAAGCATCCCCGGAGACGTTTGTCTGTTTACTCCCCCAACAAGTGTCCACAAAACTCTTCAAGTGTTTGTATGCATTTTGACTCGGAGCCCCGGTGAAGAATCCTCGTTGCTCTAGCCATGTGAGCATtatatttgtgatttgaaagttgcccACGCTGATGCGGTGCGGGACTATGGCACTTGCATACCCTTCATTCGGCAACACCAGATGTGGAGccgctcttggtggaggtggggtGGAATTGGGACGTTGTCTTGAGGCGTCCAACCTCTTCTATTTGGTTGAGGTTTAAGAGGAACCTCTTGAACTTAGTCATCATCAACATCCAAATCACCAGAAGGCATGTTTCCGAGTTGATCATTTGTCACGAAAATCAGTAAcacaaaaggaaaagaagacaatCCACACACAAcaccaaatatatagctaaatccatttttttagctccccggcaacaacACCAAACATTGATCTCATCCAAGTCACACGTCAATTCAAGGATATGAAACGGTCGAttgcaatagtaatacccaacaagGAGTCAGGGTCGAATTCCGCAGGGACCTAGAATGGGAGTTAGGAGTATATATTGTGTTGATAcacaatttttccctcatatatttttaaaatgcatatatactttcaatatagtgcatgagcatcaaccagtatttttcatagttttctataattttaacaggattttaattaatttatttcatcattttattatctaaataattactaattgcatcacaaataattttatgatgatttattacTTGAGTTTTAGCATTTATATTTATATCAAGCTTTAATCAttttatgcataattatatttgtatctttaggctacaattgcaataactttgcaataatagcccatatatgcataattacattatttagaCGGAAAAtgaccttttatatttttataatattaagtaattattttaaatcattttcatgcaTAAATAGCATTTTAAGCatttattagctatttttataaattattttattaaattaattgggtatttaacatatagcctcttttaatttgattttcgGACCTTAGCCCAATTTCCACCCCAGCCCAATTAAATTAACCCATAACCCATAAACCTGATCCATACCGCCCCAACCCAGGTTCAATCATGGCCATCAATCTTAAATGATCGACGGTACAGGATTCACCTTCCATTTTAATTAACAaaacaacccccaaaccctattcATTTTTTAGATCTGCCGTCACTGAAACCCttcctcctctcttctctctcaccCTCCTCCTAACCCTAACCCCCCGTCACCAAAATCCCTTCGATCCATGGGTTTCTTTTTTGATTCCAGGCCTTATCTGGCCTCCTATCTCTACTGGTGTTATGATTTTCGTATTGCTTGATGGAATCTCAAAGAGTttcgaaccagatttggttcaaatCTCTCATGTTCTTGATGAATTCGTATCTGTTCTTTCCTTTGTCTGTGAGTACTAATATCTTCGTGTTTATGGCTTCAAATCTGTGGTTCAAACCATATTTTTCTCacatttgtttattttattttataacctAATCATTTCTGGCTAAATCCATTTAGATCTCTTTAGATGTGAAGcgatttgagtttgtttgttGCTTTTCCTTTAAGATTCTGCTGTTTTTCCTATTATTGTTAACCGATTGGCGTTTTTACCCTTAAATCTAGGGtttcaattttttaaagaaatttctGCAAAAATGTTTTAAAACGTTTAAGTGTTTAACTCCGGTTTTCTTTCTTTACTTTTTGACAGATTTTTATCCCTATGTCTTTATGCCCTAGGGTTTCTAATTATTCTACTGCTTGCTATAATATTTGCCCGTTTACTTTGACTATCAAGTAAGCTAAGTAATTGATTTATTTGCCTAATTAGGATTTGAAATTACATCTTCTTTTACCCATTCTTTCCTTATATATATGATTCGTAATTGGTACTACTTTCCTTAATTATATCACTGGCCTGACTTCTGGACCTTGATTGTTATGAACGACCTTTGAGTAATTTTTGGACTTATTACTTACcttattaaacctcaatcttGTCTATTAATTGATTTTATATAAGACTCTCCTTAATCTAAGTAATAATTCCGTAATTCTGTCCTATTAAGTGATTTGTGTTTAACCGTAATTGATTGATTAACTGATATTTTTTTGCCTTATTTGTGTACCATTGATTCTCCTACCTTCTTTGGTTTTACTCTACTATATGCTATAAAACCATTCATTGTTCTGATTTTCAAACACACGCTGAGACAGACAAGCCCACACCTACACTTACACACTTACACTCACACAACTTGAGTTCTTTCTATCACTCTGATTTGCTgcattgtctagccggctgaaagtcaaGTCTAGACTTTTGGATTTCCATTGCCTTCACCTTCCTATTGACTTTCTCCCTAACTGGTATGCCTTAATTCCTGTTATATTATTTTATTCTATATGCTTATGTAGTCAGTTTTATCATAGGCCTCAACATGCTTCTGTTTGATACACGATTCCTGACCATCTCTTTCTCAACTGTTATGAATTAGTTCTTGTTGTCTTGTTCTATTCCATGTGATTATATGATTAGTTTTCGATATACTTCTGTTTTCCATATGTTTCCTGTTTGCATTCTTCCTGACTAGTATGCCTTAATTTCTGTTAACCTACTCTGTTATATGTGCATGTGTGGTTAGTTTACCTTAGCATGTCTGGCCCATAATTTCTGTTTTACCTCTTTCTAGACTAGTATGCTTTAGTTCCCACTACCTTGTGCTATGTGTTTGTTTGGTTAGTTATTTCAAATTCCAGCATGCTTCTATTCAATATACACCTAGTGATAATTAATAGACTAAGTAATCTTTAGTAATGTGAAACCTTGATGGATTCAGTTGTATGCTCCCTATTCAGAACATGTTTAGGTATTGCCAATATGTGTGGTCAGTTCTGTCTGTAATTCAAGTATTTCTGCCCTTGTTGTGATTGCTTTAATTCTGGTATATCATCCATGTCTGAACTAATACCAATATGCTAAATATGGACTCTGTTCTGTTTGTAATCTTGTAATTTGAACCTATTTGTTCCTAAAAAACaaattgttttctaaaattgTCCCCTACCCCTTACATATAATAtttttcaaacttctactcttaGATATCTAGGTTCCTACCACCTCttgtgtgagcactgcctagggtccttgagactcctttgaactctgacacattggagTTGGTTTCCAATCTCTTATGAATTCTGTGTTGAATGTGTGGATCCAGTGTGAGCATTGTCCGGGGTCCTTGAGGctctttgggaactttgacacactggaagcCTAGCTTGAGGTGTTGTGGATCCCTACTACTATTTCAAGACTGTTGTGTTGAAGGCCTGGCTCTCAGGTTTATATTGGGCCTACCAAGGCTTTCTATAGTGTAATAGATAATGTTATATAGTTTATTCATTTGGGTTGTAATAATTTCTGTAATAAACGGATTTAGGGTTTGTTAGTAAAGTTGGGGCGGGGGGAGGGGGGTTATTCTATATCTTTGcttgaaactggggtagaaatcttgcctataggttTATTGGTGATTATGTGAGCGTTACTACTTgtttagagatcatgtctataagacTTTTTGATTGTTTTGTTCTGTACTTCACTCGCATGCTAAAAATCATGTTCATAGATTctttgcattagaaatcatgtccataggatCCATGCACATTTTTACATGCATTagtaaccatgtctataggatcttaTCTGTTTGAATAATAATTTTCCTGGCAATGTGTTTAAAGAATTCCGCCCACACAtgattaatagatatcatgcctataggaactaaaaatcaattagataccatgcctataggaaataatgGAATCACTTTCAAACCtaaaaatcatgtctataggatttaatcaaatagatatcatgcctgtaGGGTGAAATCAGTTTGTaaacttagaaatcctgcctatatggGCTTAAATTAACTAGAAAGcttgcctataggatctaaaaaagATAGAATTTGTTAAAATCAGTAGTTTGTTTAGAAACCATGCTATAGGTTTATAATTAACAattgtagataccatgcctataagattctgTTAATCACTTAGGCAAACATGTAAGGTTAGTAATGATTCTGGGCCTAAAAATTCTAATATTTACTGCCtaaagatgcccaaatttgaggcttaataaaatcagtaggcaaaactGATAGGTCCAGATGCCCGCCTCAGTAAACTGTTATTCTGTATTCTATTtctgctcatctagatatcctaTCTATAGGAtccttaattaaagaaaaatattgaTTTAACTGCGCGCATTCGTTGTCTACTTGTGGAGGTTAATATGAGCCCTTATTTGCTCCTTACATGATAGTCCTATCTGAATTTTTGTTGTCGCCTAGCTTTTCTCATTTTAAACAATATAGGTTAGTCTAGAACTATCCAAAATAAAgatcctaaatacctccaggatcATAAGTAaaggacgggtagtgcacacgtAAGGTACATATTAGAAGCTACTAGAACACTTAGGTAACAACTGAAAGATGGTAATGGGGTAGTAAAGGAAATGATGACccgtgcgctaatgctatgtgtgACACCTTTACTTGGGGAAAGTTACCAAGTATTGCATGGAAacgatcctataggctaaaaaaacCTAGGATCCCTCTAATTCCTGTTTAAAATAATGTTTATTTGTCTAAATTGTTTATAAGAATAATTCGCTTATTTAAGTTCGGTTgcgacccaccattgtggacctcgaggggtgcctaacaccttccccttaaggtaatttcgagcccttaccctaccTCTGGTGACGTGactagttatatgagttaattgttctaggtgccttaacgcaccttaatccgttaggtggcgactcttcaaatctcttacccaatcccaaaaggaaaggagttatcccaaaatgtcgaaatccgatttcgcgagaaaaaagagGCGCGACATAGTGTAATGTATGAGCTTGAACTATCTCAATTTGCACTTCCACAAATTTGTGCTGTTTCTAAGTCTAA from Nicotiana sylvestris chromosome 12, ASM39365v2, whole genome shotgun sequence encodes the following:
- the LOC138884021 gene encoding uncharacterized protein; this encodes MHDHGQAITELTTTMNQLAKFQLQQVQSRKQVNAMEEVRMKVNKKRTKGLQVQNRMENYVQEDSGFDQDESYNKQEEEVKYVNTFQGQRNNSQCLNQQQQRPQGNQGNWNSNNQSNWSGGNNQGNWNNNNTQGHWSGGNNQGNWSGNNQGYVTPQPWEA